In a single window of the Deltaproteobacteria bacterium genome:
- a CDS encoding PAC2 family protein yields MTSGELVVYERPNLFRPWLIGGYKGWIDAGEVSSGSVTFLRENLRARRFAEIRSDGFYQFGDSRPTVVVESGIIRRIDFPKNEFFYWKNTPPFSDIILFLGHEPHLRWKAFTNLVLRLAGQFRVERLVTIGGLYDQVPHTVARKVSVVASNTRLLEELIRHGVDLIDYAGPGGHVSVLHRSAEVKGIDSFMLWGRVPHYLQMRSPTDSLRILELLSCLVPFEIDLDMLREDALLAEQQIQRAVDKKPELQSYIKQLESTYAKATEGARPSDQVIVEAVITRDDRGDKP; encoded by the coding sequence ATGACATCAGGCGAGCTCGTGGTGTACGAAAGACCGAACCTGTTCCGTCCCTGGTTGATAGGGGGTTACAAGGGTTGGATCGATGCCGGGGAGGTCTCCTCGGGTTCGGTCACGTTTCTCAGGGAGAATCTCAGAGCCCGGAGGTTCGCCGAGATCCGCTCTGACGGATTCTATCAGTTCGGCGATTCCAGGCCCACGGTGGTCGTCGAAAGCGGGATCATTCGCCGGATCGATTTCCCGAAAAACGAGTTTTTCTATTGGAAAAACACTCCCCCTTTTTCGGATATCATTCTCTTTCTCGGCCACGAACCCCATCTCCGATGGAAGGCTTTCACCAACCTCGTCCTCAGGCTGGCAGGTCAGTTCAGGGTGGAGAGGCTCGTCACAATCGGCGGCCTCTACGACCAGGTCCCCCATACGGTCGCCAGGAAGGTTTCAGTCGTTGCAAGCAACACCCGCCTCCTCGAAGAACTCATCCGGCACGGCGTCGATCTTATAGACTACGCGGGTCCCGGTGGTCACGTGTCGGTCCTCCACAGGTCAGCAGAGGTCAAGGGTATCGATTCTTTCATGCTCTGGGGCCGCGTCCCCCACTACCTCCAGATGAGGTCTCCCACGGACAGCCTCCGCATCCTCGAGCTCCTATCCTGTCTTGTCCCCTTTGAAATCGATCTCGATATGCTGAGAGAAGATGCCCTCCTCGCGGAACAGCAGATCCAGCGAGCCGTGGACAAGAAACCAGAACTCCAGTCCTATATCAAGCAGCTCGAATCGACTTACGCCAAGGCTACGGAGGGGGCGAGGCCTTCTGATCAGGTCATCGTAGAGGCCGTCATTACGAGGGACGACAGAGGAGACAAGCCGTGA
- a CDS encoding cupin domain-containing protein — translation MAEISEKLRALRKSRKMTLKEVADGAGCTSAYISQLEKGRANPSIATLKRIASVFDVRIVDLFLEDDGEDEVLLRKDSRMAMGFDTGCAVIESLVKTPENKRMQAFYNRIRPGGGSRGEYTHEGEEFGIVLAGELELTVGDRVYHVKEGDSFYFPSTKSHGFHNRGEADTIVIWVTSPPCF, via the coding sequence ATGGCTGAAATCTCTGAGAAACTGAGGGCCCTCCGGAAATCGAGGAAGATGACCCTCAAAGAGGTGGCCGACGGGGCGGGTTGCACCAGTGCTTATATTTCTCAGCTCGAGAAGGGTCGTGCCAATCCCTCCATTGCCACTCTCAAGAGGATCGCCTCGGTTTTCGACGTCAGAATCGTAGACCTCTTCCTGGAAGACGACGGGGAAGACGAGGTGTTGCTCAGGAAGGACAGTCGGATGGCCATGGGATTCGATACCGGTTGTGCGGTTATCGAATCACTTGTGAAGACCCCGGAAAACAAGCGGATGCAGGCTTTCTACAATCGGATAAGGCCCGGTGGAGGATCCCGCGGGGAATATACGCACGAGGGAGAGGAGTTTGGCATAGTCCTTGCTGGAGAGCTCGAGCTCACGGTAGGCGACAGGGTCTACCACGTCAAAGAAGGTGACAGCTTCTATTTCCCGTCGACCAAGTCTCACGGCTTTCACAACAGGGGCGAGGCCGATACGATCGTTATCTGGGTCACCAGTCCGCCCTGTTTCTGA
- a CDS encoding tRNA 2-thiocytidine(32) synthetase TtcA yields the protein MPSLRRSVGKAIHQYHMIESGDRIAVGVSGGKDSLFLLRLLSLRRRWVPIDYEVVAIHIDLGFDSTGERLEPYLRLQGIPYHIEKTEIGLVAHSEANRENPCFLCARLRRKRLFELADAMGCAKIALAHHRDDIVETLLINMFYGGEIGTMVPHQRLFQGRLSIIRPLALTEEDAIRRYTEAHGFPVIGSGCPTAGNSRRSRVKSLLAELARKDKRIKGNIFRSMGNIRKEYLP from the coding sequence ATGCCGTCACTGAGGCGGTCCGTTGGAAAGGCGATCCACCAGTATCACATGATCGAGAGCGGGGATCGCATTGCCGTCGGCGTTTCCGGCGGAAAGGACAGTCTCTTCCTCTTGAGGCTGCTTTCCCTGCGGCGGCGGTGGGTCCCTATCGACTATGAGGTGGTGGCCATACACATCGATCTGGGGTTCGACAGCACGGGAGAGAGGCTCGAGCCCTACCTTCGCCTGCAAGGGATACCCTACCACATCGAGAAGACCGAGATCGGGCTTGTCGCTCACAGCGAGGCCAACCGGGAGAACCCCTGTTTTCTCTGTGCGAGGCTGAGGCGGAAGCGGCTCTTCGAACTCGCCGACGCCATGGGATGTGCAAAGATCGCTCTTGCTCATCACAGAGACGATATTGTCGAAACCCTTCTCATCAACATGTTCTACGGCGGGGAGATCGGGACCATGGTTCCCCACCAGCGGTTGTTTCAAGGACGACTTTCCATCATCCGTCCTCTGGCTCTGACCGAGGAGGACGCTATACGGAGATACACCGAGGCCCACGGGTTCCCGGTGATCGGCAGTGGTTGTCCTACAGCCGGGAACTCGAGACGGAGCCGTGTCAAGAGTCTCCTGGCCGAGCTTGCCCGCAAGGACAAGAGGATCAAGGGAAATATCTTCCGGTCCATGGGTAATATCCGGAAAGAATATCTTCCCTGA
- a CDS encoding bifunctional (p)ppGpp synthetase/guanosine-3',5'-bis(diphosphate) 3'-pyrophosphohydrolase, which yields MIRIDDVLDLVFKYNPQADLDLIKKAYVFSAKVHMGQIRLSGEPYLVHPLEVAAILAQLKLDTPTVITGLLHDTVEDTYTTLEEIEKNFGQEIAFLVDGVTKISRITMASSEEDQAENFRKMILAMVKDIRVILIKLADRLHNMRTLNFHSPEKQRQIAEETLDIYAPMAHRLGIESINSELEDLAFQYLHPDIYRDIQKRLAKKDRERQRYVEEVVRIITKKLYEYGLRAEVTGRPKRIYSIYKKMQTQNLDFEQVYDLIGFRIIVDSYKQCYEALGIIHSMWTPVPGKFKDYINLPKVNMYQSLHTTVIGHYGERIEIQIRTRDMHRVAEDGIAAHWKYKEGRVVQEEEEKQFRWLRQLLEWQKDLKDSRQFLETIKVDLYPNDVYVFTPKGEVKEFPRGATPVDFAYSIHTDVGHQCIGAKVNNRIVPLTYQLQSGDKVEILTSATHFPSKDWLKFVKTSRAKAKIRQWIMAEERERSVALGKALCEKDFRRHDLNLGKLLKSGEMTRVANEFSFHEAEDLMAAVGYGKISPNQIIGRLVPSKNLEKEKIREETRLARLLKRITKKPHDAIVVKGIEGVMVRFAGCCNPVPGDRVVGYITRGRGVTIHTADCGNVLNLDAERRIEVEWDLDKDYTHPVRIRILSSNRKGLLADISGSLSSNQVNIVNAHVTTTEQDRAVSTFQIEIRDLRHLQRVTRSLEKIKGVLQVKRLKV from the coding sequence GTGATCCGGATCGACGATGTCCTGGATCTCGTGTTCAAGTACAACCCCCAGGCGGATCTGGACCTGATCAAAAAGGCCTACGTCTTTTCGGCCAAAGTCCACATGGGGCAGATCCGCCTTTCAGGCGAGCCCTACCTCGTCCATCCCCTGGAAGTGGCCGCCATCCTCGCACAACTCAAACTCGACACACCCACGGTGATCACGGGTCTCCTCCATGACACGGTGGAGGACACCTACACGACCCTCGAGGAGATCGAAAAAAACTTCGGCCAGGAGATCGCATTCCTGGTCGACGGGGTAACCAAGATTAGCCGCATCACCATGGCCTCCTCGGAAGAAGACCAGGCCGAGAATTTCCGCAAGATGATCCTGGCCATGGTGAAGGATATCCGGGTTATCCTGATAAAGCTCGCTGACCGGCTTCACAATATGAGGACCCTCAATTTCCATTCTCCGGAGAAACAGAGGCAGATCGCAGAGGAGACTCTCGATATTTACGCCCCCATGGCCCATCGCCTGGGAATAGAGTCGATAAACTCCGAGCTGGAGGATCTCGCTTTCCAGTACCTCCATCCAGACATCTACCGGGACATCCAGAAGAGACTCGCCAAGAAGGACCGGGAGCGCCAGAGATACGTCGAAGAGGTGGTCAGGATCATCACAAAGAAGCTCTACGAGTACGGACTCAGAGCCGAGGTCACCGGCAGGCCGAAGCGGATCTACAGCATATACAAGAAGATGCAGACCCAGAATCTCGACTTCGAACAGGTCTATGATCTCATAGGTTTCAGGATCATCGTGGATTCCTACAAGCAGTGTTACGAGGCCCTGGGGATTATCCACTCCATGTGGACGCCGGTCCCAGGCAAGTTCAAGGACTATATCAACCTGCCCAAGGTCAACATGTACCAGTCCCTCCATACCACGGTCATCGGACATTACGGGGAGAGGATAGAGATCCAGATCCGGACCCGCGATATGCACCGGGTTGCCGAGGACGGAATCGCAGCCCACTGGAAGTACAAAGAAGGCAGAGTCGTTCAGGAGGAAGAAGAGAAGCAGTTCCGATGGCTCAGGCAGCTCCTCGAATGGCAGAAGGATCTCAAGGACAGCAGGCAGTTCCTGGAAACCATCAAGGTCGACCTCTACCCGAACGACGTGTATGTGTTCACGCCAAAGGGCGAGGTGAAGGAGTTTCCAAGAGGCGCCACGCCGGTCGACTTCGCATACAGCATCCACACCGACGTGGGACACCAATGCATCGGGGCGAAGGTCAACAACCGGATCGTCCCCCTCACCTATCAGCTCCAGAGCGGTGACAAGGTGGAGATTCTCACCTCTGCTACACATTTTCCCAGCAAGGACTGGCTCAAATTCGTCAAGACCTCGCGGGCCAAGGCCAAGATCCGGCAGTGGATCATGGCAGAGGAAAGGGAACGGAGTGTCGCTCTGGGTAAGGCTCTCTGTGAAAAGGACTTCAGGAGGCACGATCTCAATCTCGGCAAACTCCTCAAATCCGGGGAAATGACCAGAGTGGCCAATGAGTTCAGCTTCCATGAAGCCGAAGATCTCATGGCAGCGGTAGGCTACGGCAAGATCTCTCCCAACCAGATCATCGGGCGCCTGGTTCCCTCCAAGAACCTAGAAAAGGAAAAAATCAGGGAGGAAACCCGCCTGGCCCGTCTCCTCAAACGGATCACAAAGAAACCCCACGACGCCATCGTCGTGAAGGGGATCGAAGGGGTGATGGTCAGATTCGCGGGATGCTGCAACCCGGTGCCAGGTGACAGGGTGGTCGGCTACATAACCCGCGGCCGGGGTGTAACTATTCACACCGCGGACTGCGGCAACGTTCTCAATCTCGATGCGGAGAGGAGGATCGAGGTAGAATGGGACCTCGACAAGGATTACACCCATCCCGTGAGAATTCGCATACTCTCGTCGAATAGGAAGGGGCTTTTGGCCGACATCAGCGGGTCCCTCTCCTCCAATCAGGTAAACATCGTCAATGCCCACGTCACCACCACGGAGCAGGACCGCGCGGTCAGCACCTTCCAGATCGAAATCCGGGATCTCAGGCACCTCCAGCGGGTGACCAGGTCTCTCGAAAAAATAAAGGGTGTATTACAGGTAAAGAGGTTGAAGGTCTGA
- a CDS encoding 50S ribosomal protein L28 — protein MSRVCEICKKGPARGNNVSHANNRTKRIWYPNLQKVRTLKDGRVVRMRVCTRCIRSGLVTKAP, from the coding sequence ATGTCGAGAGTGTGCGAAATCTGCAAGAAAGGCCCGGCCAGGGGAAACAACGTCAGCCACGCCAACAATAGAACCAAGAGGATCTGGTATCCGAATCTCCAGAAGGTGAGGACCCTGAAGGACGGAAGAGTCGTCAGGATGCGGGTCTGCACCCGGTGTATCCGGTCCGGTCTTGTGACAAAGGCTCCGTGA
- a CDS encoding phosphoribosylformylglycinamidine cyclo-ligase: MGKTISYREAGVDIEAGDAFVRRIKGLVESTFRRDVRGEFGGFSGAVSIPFGGERRGLLVASTDGVGTKLKLAFKMDRHDTVGIDLVAMCVNDIVVTGARPLFFLDYLAMGRLDSDTAFEIVQGVAKGCLQAECSLIGGETAEMPGFYKTGEYDLAGFAVGLVEEEKAVDPSEVRPGDRIVGVASDGLHSNGFSLVRRVVFDVLKLGLDEWIEELSSPLGEELLKPTRIYVRPVLSCIEEFSISAVAHVTGGGIPGNLSRVLPGGCRAVIEKGSWEIPAIFRFLEQEGGIPEEEMWRTFNNGVGMVLVVRPGEADDLLAKGHEMGERFFPIGEVVRGEGPKVEIL, translated from the coding sequence ATGGGAAAGACGATCAGCTACAGGGAAGCGGGAGTCGACATCGAGGCCGGGGATGCCTTCGTGCGCCGGATAAAGGGCCTGGTGGAATCGACCTTTCGCAGGGATGTCCGCGGGGAATTCGGCGGCTTTTCTGGAGCCGTCTCGATCCCTTTCGGAGGAGAGAGACGGGGTCTGCTCGTCGCCTCGACCGACGGTGTTGGCACGAAGCTGAAGCTTGCCTTCAAGATGGATCGCCATGATACGGTCGGTATCGATTTGGTGGCCATGTGTGTCAATGACATTGTGGTGACCGGAGCAAGGCCTCTCTTCTTTCTCGATTACCTCGCCATGGGCAGACTCGATTCCGACACGGCTTTTGAGATCGTCCAGGGAGTGGCCAAGGGCTGCCTGCAGGCCGAATGTTCCCTGATTGGAGGCGAGACTGCCGAGATGCCCGGTTTCTACAAGACTGGAGAGTACGACCTGGCAGGATTTGCCGTCGGGCTGGTCGAAGAGGAGAAGGCCGTGGACCCCAGCGAAGTGAGGCCCGGGGATCGCATAGTCGGCGTGGCTTCCGACGGCCTCCACAGCAACGGCTTCTCCCTGGTAAGGCGGGTTGTCTTCGACGTTCTCAAACTAGGTCTCGACGAGTGGATAGAGGAGTTGAGTTCCCCCCTGGGTGAAGAGCTCCTGAAACCCACGCGGATCTATGTGAGGCCGGTCCTGAGTTGCATAGAGGAGTTTTCCATTTCGGCAGTGGCCCATGTCACCGGCGGTGGAATACCGGGGAATCTCTCGAGGGTTCTCCCCGGCGGTTGCCGGGCCGTTATCGAAAAAGGGAGTTGGGAGATCCCTGCGATTTTCCGTTTCCTGGAACAAGAGGGCGGCATCCCTGAAGAAGAGATGTGGAGGACCTTCAACAACGGTGTGGGGATGGTCCTTGTGGTCAGGCCCGGCGAGGCGGATGACCTCCTGGCAAAGGGACATGAGATGGGTGAGAGGTTCTTCCCCATAGGAGAGGTTGTCCGGGGTGAAGGGCCCAAGGTGGAGATACTCTAA
- the queA gene encoding tRNA preQ1(34) S-adenosylmethionine ribosyltransferase-isomerase QueA: MDLRDFHYDLPRRLIAQHPSEQRDQSRLMILDRRSGRIKHSLFYQIVENLLPGDLILVNNTKVIKARLSGEKETGGKAEVLLTKRIKAVSSKEEVWECLVRSSKKSPRGTVIRFHPGLTGEVLASGGGVWTVRLRSRGDFSETLEATGHVPLPPYIKRSGEPDSEEDRERYQTIFAEQEGAIAAPTAGLHFTPSLVSEIERLGVSILSLTLHIGIGTFRPVRTPRIEEHRMHEETFHIPPETAEAINRVKAEGGRVVAVGTSTTRAIESSVDTRGRVRSGHGKTDLFIYPPFRFRVVDVLLTNFHLPGSTLIMLVSAFATRDLVFKAYREAISRGYRFYSYGDAMMIV; this comes from the coding sequence GTGGATCTACGTGATTTTCACTACGACCTTCCGCGCCGACTGATTGCCCAGCATCCCTCTGAGCAGAGAGACCAATCGCGGCTCATGATTCTGGATCGACGGAGCGGCCGGATCAAACACAGCCTCTTCTATCAAATCGTGGAGAATCTCCTCCCCGGCGATCTGATTCTCGTCAACAACACCAAGGTGATCAAAGCCAGGCTGTCAGGGGAGAAAGAGACCGGAGGAAAGGCGGAGGTTCTCCTCACCAAACGGATCAAAGCCGTCTCCTCCAAGGAAGAGGTCTGGGAGTGCCTGGTAAGAAGCTCCAAGAAAAGCCCTCGGGGAACGGTCATACGCTTCCACCCGGGTCTTACGGGCGAGGTTCTGGCCTCAGGTGGTGGTGTCTGGACCGTGAGGTTGCGTTCCAGAGGAGACTTCTCGGAGACCCTCGAGGCGACCGGACACGTGCCTCTCCCTCCCTACATCAAGAGAAGCGGAGAACCGGACTCCGAGGAGGACAGGGAGCGGTACCAGACCATTTTTGCCGAACAAGAGGGAGCCATCGCCGCACCCACTGCCGGCCTCCATTTCACACCCTCTCTGGTATCTGAGATAGAGAGGCTGGGGGTTTCCATCCTTTCCCTGACCCTTCACATCGGCATCGGGACCTTTCGGCCCGTGCGAACCCCCAGGATCGAGGAACACCGGATGCACGAAGAGACCTTCCATATCCCCCCGGAGACGGCGGAGGCCATAAACCGGGTGAAAGCCGAGGGGGGGAGGGTCGTCGCCGTGGGTACCAGCACCACCAGGGCTATCGAATCGTCGGTCGACACCCGGGGCCGTGTACGGTCGGGTCATGGAAAGACGGATCTTTTCATCTATCCGCCCTTCCGTTTCCGGGTCGTCGATGTCCTGCTGACGAATTTTCATCTCCCTGGATCGACCTTGATCATGCTTGTCTCTGCCTTCGCCACCAGGGACCTGGTATTCAAGGCTTACAGGGAAGCCATCAGCCGGGGGTATCGGTTCTACAGTTACGGAGACGCCATGATGATCGTGTGA
- the tgt gene encoding tRNA guanosine(34) transglycosylase Tgt, translating into MAPAFETANLPERGFHTLVSPPVRQKGRALKFTLCARDRTTEARAGLISTPHGDVHTPVFMPVGTQATVKSLTPEDLVDLGAEIILGNAYHLYLRPGHQTIRQLGGLHRFMQWSRPILTDSGGYQIFSLGQLVSVRQEGVTFQSHIDGSRHFLSPSDVIEIQRSLGSDIMMCLDECTPYPSTWEETLGSLELTSHWARECREAGTAPGQALFAIVQGGMYPDLRERSAADLVALDFDGYAIGGLSVGEDKETMFRIVGHTATRLPEEKPRYLMGVGTPADILKAVQMGVDMFDCVLPTRNARNGLLFSRLGPIPIKNARYARDPRPPDEDCRCYTCRNYSRAYLRHLFVAREILSYRLNTIHNLFYYTELMGQIREAILNQDLERFVTETTRGWNQESPAP; encoded by the coding sequence ATGGCCCCGGCATTTGAAACTGCCAATCTACCGGAAAGAGGATTCCATACCCTGGTCTCGCCACCCGTACGGCAAAAAGGGAGAGCCTTGAAATTCACACTCTGTGCCAGAGATAGAACCACAGAAGCTCGGGCCGGATTGATCTCCACACCTCACGGGGATGTCCATACTCCCGTCTTCATGCCCGTGGGGACCCAGGCAACTGTCAAGTCCCTTACACCCGAAGATCTCGTCGATCTCGGGGCCGAGATCATACTCGGCAACGCCTACCATCTCTATCTCAGACCCGGCCACCAGACGATCAGGCAACTCGGAGGGCTCCACCGCTTCATGCAGTGGAGCCGCCCCATACTGACCGACAGCGGCGGATACCAGATATTCAGTCTCGGACAGCTTGTCAGCGTCCGGCAGGAGGGTGTCACCTTCCAGTCCCATATCGACGGTTCGAGACACTTCCTGTCCCCCAGTGACGTGATTGAGATCCAGAGGTCCCTCGGCTCCGACATTATGATGTGCCTCGACGAGTGTACCCCCTATCCCTCCACCTGGGAGGAGACCCTCGGATCCCTCGAACTGACGTCCCATTGGGCGAGAGAGTGCAGAGAGGCCGGTACTGCACCCGGGCAGGCCCTTTTCGCCATCGTCCAGGGGGGTATGTATCCCGATCTGAGGGAGCGGAGTGCCGCTGACCTGGTTGCACTCGACTTCGACGGCTACGCCATCGGCGGGCTCAGTGTGGGAGAAGACAAGGAGACCATGTTCCGGATCGTCGGGCATACTGCTACGAGACTCCCTGAGGAAAAACCCCGGTATCTCATGGGGGTCGGAACCCCCGCGGACATTCTGAAGGCCGTCCAGATGGGAGTGGACATGTTCGACTGCGTCCTGCCCACCAGGAACGCACGGAACGGCCTGCTCTTCAGCAGGCTCGGACCGATCCCCATCAAGAACGCCAGGTATGCCCGGGATCCCCGCCCTCCGGACGAGGACTGCCGGTGCTATACCTGCAGGAATTACTCCCGGGCATACCTCCGCCATCTTTTTGTGGCGAGAGAGATCCTCTCATACAGGCTGAATACGATTCACAACCTCTTCTACTATACCGAACTGATGGGGCAGATTAGGGAGGCCATCCTGAATCAGGACCTGGAGCGGTTTGTCACGGAGACCACCAGAGGGTGGAACCAGGAGAGTCCGGCCCCTTAG
- the yajC gene encoding preprotein translocase subunit YajC, translating to MAPQGGQGAQGGGMSILFMIVPLFLIFYFLLFRPQKKRADEQKALLASLKKGDMVMTQGGLHGRITGLTDSTLTLEIAEKVRVKVSRGHIAGKIRSEAKS from the coding sequence ATGGCGCCCCAAGGTGGACAAGGCGCTCAGGGAGGCGGTATGAGTATCCTGTTCATGATCGTCCCCCTGTTTCTGATTTTCTATTTTCTCCTGTTCAGACCTCAAAAGAAGAGGGCAGACGAGCAGAAGGCCCTCCTGGCCAGCTTGAAGAAGGGAGATATGGTGATGACCCAGGGGGGACTCCATGGCCGTATTACCGGGCTGACAGACTCCACCCTCACCCTGGAGATTGCAGAGAAAGTACGAGTCAAGGTGTCCAGAGGCCATATCGCCGGGAAAATCCGGTCCGAGGCGAAATCCTAG
- a CDS encoding 30S ribosomal protein S6, whose product MRKYETIFIINPDLSEEDTKGVIEKARNIIQGLRGEVLKIEEWGKKKLAYEIKKMSRGFFVLLHFTGTPQVLTELERNLRLMDAVLKYQTVRLDEKKDKAQEAPPEEEKTPEERAEPEIEAQQSSQEGEPRPESPQPETADTAEPGSASGKDEPDRTTGEETGS is encoded by the coding sequence ATGCGGAAGTACGAAACCATCTTTATCATCAACCCAGATCTCAGTGAAGAGGACACAAAAGGGGTCATCGAAAAGGCCAGGAACATCATCCAGGGTCTCCGGGGAGAGGTGCTGAAGATCGAAGAGTGGGGAAAGAAGAAACTCGCCTACGAGATCAAGAAGATGTCGAGGGGTTTTTTCGTGCTCCTCCACTTCACGGGTACTCCTCAGGTGCTGACCGAGCTCGAGAGGAACCTCCGCCTTATGGATGCGGTCCTGAAGTACCAGACGGTGAGGCTCGACGAGAAGAAGGACAAGGCTCAGGAAGCCCCTCCAGAAGAAGAAAAAACCCCTGAAGAACGGGCTGAGCCTGAAATCGAGGCGCAGCAGAGCAGCCAGGAGGGTGAACCCCGGCCGGAAAGCCCGCAACCCGAAACTGCTGATACGGCTGAACCCGGGAGCGCGTCAGGGAAAGATGAGCCCGACAGGACAACCGGGGAGGAAACCGGTTCTTGA
- the ssb gene encoding single-stranded DNA-binding protein: MTFYNKVILIGDLAKGPDTRYTPSGVQVTRFALRFESEQGGGETRRLQTVEVVALGRLSKSGKIPLSEGCRVLVEGRIQTRTWKTMEGQKRERLEIIAEKVCPLNDQRP, encoded by the coding sequence TTGACCTTCTATAACAAGGTGATCCTCATAGGTGATTTGGCAAAGGGCCCTGACACCCGCTATACACCAAGCGGCGTTCAGGTCACCAGGTTTGCTCTCCGCTTCGAATCCGAACAAGGGGGAGGGGAGACTCGGAGACTCCAAACGGTGGAAGTGGTCGCTCTCGGCCGCCTCTCGAAAAGCGGAAAGATTCCTCTTTCCGAAGGTTGCCGTGTTCTTGTGGAAGGGAGAATCCAAACTCGGACTTGGAAGACAATGGAAGGGCAGAAGAGAGAGAGATTGGAGATCATAGCCGAGAAGGTATGCCCTTTGAACGACCAGAGGCCCTGA
- a CDS encoding 30S ribosomal protein S18, with the protein MAAPSRDRYRRRIFRRRKICRFCADKSLVIDYKNPKILRYFITERGKIVPRRISGNCARHQREITTAIKRARNIAILPFTTVAR; encoded by the coding sequence ATGGCAGCACCCAGCAGAGACCGATATCGCAGAAGGATCTTTCGGAGGAGGAAAATCTGTCGTTTTTGCGCGGACAAGAGTCTCGTCATCGATTACAAGAACCCCAAGATCCTCCGATACTTCATTACTGAACGGGGGAAGATAGTTCCGAGACGAATCTCAGGAAACTGTGCTCGTCATCAGCGGGAAATCACCACGGCTATCAAGAGGGCGAGAAACATCGCTATTCTTCCCTTCACCACCGTAGCCCGGTAA
- a CDS encoding DUF2232 domain-containing protein: MENRRFLLHLLLGTAASVLIFLISLRVPLLGMGVSILTPLPVMVLCHLWGLKGGGLAVLIGSLALSGLLTPLVGVIFFTEFGLLGILLHYFLVKRGLTWDRGILYTSLAVVGGMALLLVLFRLTTSLDTMDWIRGEIRETGETLRQLYPVEETGGQPTWEGSERFVALVLRVFPALIILTIWLEGIVNVSLFTRLTARIDSGQGRVKMRPEFSSWVCPDRFIWGGILGGFLIMTKVSLLVTVGINAVILLVAIYLLQGLAIVSFFFKKRNVPVGLRVLGYALIGIIQFLPVVVAGLGLFDIWIDFRKVRPRLTPYKKTP, translated from the coding sequence ATGGAAAACAGACGCTTCCTTCTCCATCTTCTGCTCGGTACGGCGGCATCTGTTCTGATCTTCCTGATATCGCTCCGGGTGCCCCTTCTGGGAATGGGCGTCAGCATTCTCACTCCTCTGCCTGTGATGGTTCTGTGCCACCTCTGGGGACTGAAGGGAGGGGGGCTGGCGGTTCTGATCGGAAGTCTGGCCCTATCGGGCCTTTTGACACCGCTGGTGGGGGTGATCTTTTTCACCGAGTTCGGCCTCCTGGGAATCCTCCTCCACTATTTTCTCGTGAAGAGGGGTCTCACCTGGGACCGTGGAATCCTGTACACCTCTCTTGCAGTGGTCGGCGGTATGGCTCTACTGCTGGTCCTTTTCCGGCTGACAACTTCGCTGGACACCATGGACTGGATAAGAGGGGAAATCCGCGAAACAGGAGAGACACTGAGACAGCTCTATCCTGTTGAAGAGACCGGGGGGCAGCCCACCTGGGAAGGGTCTGAGAGATTTGTGGCACTGGTTCTGCGGGTCTTCCCAGCCTTGATCATCCTGACGATCTGGCTGGAGGGGATCGTCAACGTCTCCCTCTTCACGCGGCTCACGGCCCGGATCGACTCCGGACAAGGCCGGGTCAAGATGCGGCCCGAGTTTTCAAGCTGGGTCTGTCCTGACAGGTTCATCTGGGGCGGCATTCTCGGCGGCTTTCTCATCATGACAAAGGTCTCGCTGCTCGTAACCGTCGGTATCAATGCGGTGATCCTTCTGGTGGCGATCTACCTTCTCCAGGGACTGGCAATCGTCTCCTTCTTCTTCAAGAAGAGGAATGTCCCGGTTGGGTTGCGCGTTTTGGGTTATGCCCTCATTGGGATCATCCAGTTTCTGCCCGTCGTAGTGGCAGGTCTGGGGCTTTTTGACATCTGGATCGATTTTCGAAAGGTGAGACCACGGCTGACCCCCTACAAGAAAACCCCATGA